In Camelina sativa cultivar DH55 chromosome 16, Cs, whole genome shotgun sequence, a single window of DNA contains:
- the LOC104749306 gene encoding uncharacterized protein LOC104749306 — MASPNPYTKRRSPPPPPSTTQPRSKSTGGGGGGGFFCKSVLFALFLLALPLFPSQAPDFVGETVLTKFWELIHLLFVGIAVAYGLFSRRTVESPLDFSLVDDSSSSSSSSLSYVSTIFQFDENHHHSSDFVDVRTETRLINNNVSARRAPVVLKSESSFVVETELEESSSEYGVGGASQTNEVRAWSSQYFQGKSKVVVARPAYGLDGHVVHQPLGLPIRSLRSALRDTTPAPEDNNKSFSDGAVNGEADSLLLPDAAPTSPVPWHFTPEMMGMGDNYPSEFSPQSVDETQFTTRKSASSSSRSTASSPSQTSLASHTQNRFSPSRSVSEESLNSNVEEMVKEQSLQGSTRSNSPSLPPSPSLSSSPPSPQLVIDDTHRRLPELEVTDDTHRRASHSRHYSDGSLLEEDVRKGFEDELEGSKVRDRDRRMERGSRSLNLTAESSRRGNKSRRSYPPESISSPADDSTTRRRNLQQKSTGHLLEDNIGKGVEANNNNLRVKKGRSHDSLELPAEDSTKDEDFSESFPAREVSFQPTNAKVSRRAMHSSRGERDALPEKDVTRNLEDDTVQSDKPRKKDLRGNDKELKSNSPRLESRSWRASSNVSLRGKSVRTIRSDRHGKDLKADGDSSDDRAEAKVESRGRPKSRRQRQEELSIVLHQEKSSDTRAKSEPEEVAMEETEAEQQPQVTLEEEEEAAWESQSNASHDHNEVDRKAGEFIAKFREQIRLQKLISGEQPRGGGGGTGMIRNSHFR; from the coding sequence ATGGCGTCTCCCAATCCCTACACCAAGCGTCgctctcctcctccgccgccgtcTACCACTCAGCCCCGTTCCAAATCCACcggaggaggagggggaggaGGATTCTTCTGTAAGTCTGTTCTATTCGCTCTCTTTCTCCTCGCCTTGCCTTTATTCCCTTCTCAAGCCCCCGATTTCGTCGGCGAGACTGTGCTCACCAAGTTCTGGGAACTCATTCACCTCCTATTCGTCGGCATTGCTGTTGCTTATGGTTTGTTTAGCCGTAGGACTGTTGAATCCCCTCTTGATTTTAGTCTAGTagatgactcttcttcttcttcttcttcttctttgtcttatGTTTCCACAATCTTCCAGTTTGATgagaatcatcatcattcttCTGATTTTGTTGATGTGAGGACTGAGACTcgtttgattaataataatgtcAGTGCTCGTCGAGCTCCTGTGGTTCTTAAATCCgagtcttcttttgttgttgaaacCGAATTGGAAGAATCGTCTTCTGAATATGGTGTTGGTGGTGCTAGTCAAACCAATGAAGTCAGAGCTTGGAGTTCCCAGTATTTTCAGGGCAAATCTAAGGTTGTGGTTGCTCGACCTGCTTATGGTCTTGATGGTCACGTTGTTCACCAGCCTTTAGGCTTGCCTATTAGGAGTTTAAGGTCTGCTCTGAGAGATACTACTCCAGCTCCTGAAGATAACAATAAATCCTTTTCTGATGGAGCTGTAAATGGGGAAGCTGACTCATTATTATTGCCTGATGCTGCTCCCACTTCACCTGTTCCATGGCATTTTACACCTGAAATGATGGGAATGGGAGACAACTACCCTTCTGAGTTTTCTCCTCAATCTGTAGATGAAACTCAATTTACGACTCGCAAATCGGCATCATCTTCTTCCCGGTCTACTGCTTCTTCTCCATCGCAAACTAGTCTTGCATCCCATACTCAGAACAGATTCTCTCCTTCTCGTTCTGTGTCTGAGGAGTCTCTAAACTCAAATGTGGAAGAAATGGTCAAGGAACAGAGTCTTCAGGGTTCAACACGGTCTAATTCGCCATCCTTGCCCCCATCACCGTCTTTGTCTTCATCTCCACCATCGCCGCAATTAGTGATCGATGATACTCACAGGCGTTTGCCAGAATTAGAAGTAACCGATGATACTCACAGGCGTGCCTCACATTCTCGGCATTACAGTGATGGTTCATTGTTAGAGGAGGATGTAAGGAAGGGCTTTGAAGATGAACTGGAAGGGAGCAAAGTCAGAGACAGAGACAGGAGGATGGAACGGGGATCTAGATCACTTAATTTGACTGCTGAAAGTTCCCGCAGAGGGAACAAATCTCGCAGATCCTACCCTCCTGAGTCCATCTCATCTCCCGCGGATGACTCCACAACTAGGAGACGGAATCTTCAGCAAAAGAGTACTGGCCATTTGCTTGAAGACAATATCGGGAAAGGAGTGGAGGCCAACAATAACAATCTGAGGGTCAAAAAGGGAAGGAGTCACGACTCTTTGGAGCTACCAGCGGAAGACTCTACAAAAGATGAGGATTTCAGCGAGTCTTTTCCTGCTCGAGAGGTATCGTTCCAGCCAACGAATGCTAAAGTTTCAAGGCGTGCAATGCATTCTTCACGAGGGGAACGTGACGCTTTGCCGGAGAAGGATGTCACAAGAAACTTAGAAGATGACACTGTGCAGTCAGATAAGCCCAGGAAAAAGGACCTTCGTGGTAATGACAAGGAATTGAAATCAAATAGTCCGAGGCTTGAATCACGTTCTTGGAGAGCTTCTAGTAATGTATCACTGAGAGGAAAGTCTGTGAGGACCATAAGATCTGATCGCCATGGGAAAGATCTAAAGGCAGATGGAGATTCATCTGATGATCGGGCAGAAGCTAAAGTAGAAAGCCGAGGAAGACCGAAATCGAGAAGACAACGTCAAGAAGAACTATCAATTGTACTGCACCAGGAGAAGAGTTCAGATACTCGCGCTAAATCTGAGCCAGAAGAGGTTGCTATGGAAGAGACAGAGGCCGAGCAACAACCTCAAGTAACtttagaggaagaggaagaagctgctTGGGAAAGTCAAAGCAATGCGAGCCATGATCATAATGAGGTTGATAGAAAAGCCGGCGAGTTCATAGCAAAATTCCGGGAACAAATCCGGTTGCAGAAGCTCATATCCGGCGAACAAcctagaggaggaggaggaggcacTGGTATGATCAGAAATAGCCATTTCAGATGA